The Paludisphaera mucosa genome contains the following window.
CGAATCGCTCGACCATCCGGCCGAACCATTCGCCGAACTGCGGCGAGATCGCGATCGTCACGCGCTCGGTCGCTGCCCCTTCCATGCGCCACCCCTCCCTATGAGCTGTCATCTCAGAGTGTCCTGCTACCTATATAATCGGCCTGGCTCGCCCAGCTTGATAAGCAGCCTCACCTTAAAGTTTTGAATGATTTTTGCCGGAAACGCATAATCATTGCGACGTGCAAGGTTTGTCAGATTCTCCGACGGAATCATTCATCTGGCTGGTCGGCCGCCCTTCTTCCGCGACGCCTTCGGCCCAGCTCACTGATCAGATTTCGGGCGGGGCCGAGTGGCCGTTCTTCGCCGACCATTCTTGAAGCGCCAGGCGGACGATCTGGACCTTGCTGATGTGCGTCTTCCGGTGCAGGCCCTCGAGCCAGGCGGCGTACTCGGGACTGCCCTTCATGTTGACGATAGTCTCCCGTGAAGCCTCCTTCACGGGCAGCGGCGGTCGACCCGCCCCCCTCTTCGCTTTGGCCATATCCAGATCTCCGGACGCCTCACGTCTGCCGACGGAACCCAAAGTGGTGCGTTGCTGTACACTGGCGCTTAATGGTAGCACATTGAACCCAGACGGGAAACCCCCCGAGATAATTTTTTGGAACCCACTTGCACCCTGGGTTCAACTTGGATATAGTTGGGGTGTCGAGTGCGGAACGCACCGACGAGAAATGAAGTGGGGGGCGCGGCCGCTACAACAGCCCGCCCCCCTTGGGACACACCTGATTCGCACAGGAGATCCGCCCCCATGGTACGCTCGAACAGCCCCCTCGACAACGACGACAAGCCCGCCCTCCTGACCGCCGCCGCGATCGTGGACCGCTTGGTCGGCATCCGCGACGAGCTGGCGAACGGCGTCAAGCCGGCCTTCGTGGTGCCCTCGATCTGGTCGCTGATCGGCGACATCGAGCGGACGGCCGACGCCGCGACCGAGGCCGCGATGGACGCCCTGCGCGACCGCCTCGCGGAGAGGATGCCGCCCGTCTCGGGGGGTGCTCCGGACGACGAGCTGGAGTTCGACCCCGTCCTCGCCTACGGCTGGCCCGCCTGGACGGACAACCATTTCTGGGCGCCCACGTTCGACGGTCCGACTCCCGACGAGGTCCTCGAAGCCGAGGAGCCTTTCGACGCGTCGTTCGCCGCGTGGGTCGATCGCTGCGACGCGATCGCCGACGCCGCGGGCCGCTACTCCGAGGAAGACGCCCGCATCGCGATGGGCTGCTGAGACGTCCCTCCGGCGCCGGTTTCCCGTTCCGGAATTTTTTCCGGAATGGGGCCGGTCTTCCCCCACTTCCCGACGAACCTTCACATCGAAGCGAGGAGCACGAGACATGGCCCAGGACATCCTCACCCGCGGCGTAGTCGCCGACTATCGCACCCCCACCACGGCGACCGAGCTGGCGCACGCCTTTCAAGTCTTCATGCTCGACACGTTCGGCCTCGGCCTGAGCGGAGGCCTGCGGAGGCGCGGCGGCGTGTTCGACGTCGACCTGGAGCACGGCAACGTCACCATCCTCTTCGTGCCGACGAGGGACGCGCCGGAGGCAGATCGACTCCTGGACGGCCTGCCGGCCACGCCTGAGACCGAGGCCTGACTACGCCCGACACCCCCTGCCCTCTTCGAAACGCCGAACGCCCCGCCTCCCCACGCCTGGGAGCGCGGGGCGTATTCGTCCGACCGGCGTTCCTTTGCGTCCGCCATCGGACATGCGTCCCGTCGGGGATAGCGTACGCTCTGGGTATGAGGCGTCGAAGAGCGGGGTCGCGGCCCGTCCGAGCGGAGGTGGGATCGAATCCGAAACGGGACGGGACGTGATGAGCTTGGCGTTGATGGGTCGCTTGTACGGCAAGGTCGGCATCAACCAGGAAGGGCCGACCAGTTGGATGTGCCTGCAGACGATGGACGGCCGTCGGATCGGGGCGTGCCTGACGTTCGCGATCGCGGACCAGTACGTCGGGCGTCACCCCGGCCGGACGTTCCGCGCGGTCTGCTGGCAAGGCGGGCGGGCCACCACGCGGTTCCTCGTCAGGGCGACCTCGCCGAAGGTGATCAGCTGGGTCGTGGAACGCGACGCGTGAACCCGGCCGCGCCGGGAAAGCTAGCGTGGCCGGCCGTCGTTGAAGACCACGCGTGCGACGTACCTCCCGTCGGGGCCCTTCTCGCGGCGGACGATGCGGAGCTTGAACGTCCCGTTCGCCGCGGAGAGGACGACGACGTCGCCGGCCTCGAAGGCGCGGTCCGCGACGAAGTCGGCGCGGCGATCGCCCGAATCCCAGTCGATCCTCACCTCGACCCCGAGCAGCACGACGCCGCCCGCCGTCGTCAGGCTCCCGACCAATCTCGACACCATGCGCCCCCCTGACCCGTCGACTCCCGCCCGTGCGGGGATGCAACTGCGGGGCCGAGCGCGACGTCGAGCGGGGGTTGAGCGGACGTCGACGTCCACGCTCTTGATGTCGTGTGACAGCATGGTATGATCCATGGCAGGTCCAACGGTTGTCGAACAAGTCCGTCGGATCGAGATGAGGGCGTGCGGTAGCCAATCCGTACGCCCTCGCTTCGTTCCGCGACCCGTCAGCGCGGGTCCATGGCCACCCTGGCGAAGACGCGATCCGTCCCCCGACCGGACGTCAGGACGTTGTCACCGGACGCTAGCCACTCTCGCGTGAGTCATGCCGCTCCGGACGTCGCGTCCGCGGACGCGCAGCTCGATCCTTCGACCGTCGGCCGCGTCCAGGTAGAGGGTGGTTCCCGACTGGACGTCCGCGTCCATGGTGGCCCACGACGCATTGGAACCGGAGATGGTCGCCGTGATGCGCTCGGATACGAGATGTCCGCCGTACGCGTCGATCAGCCTGCCGACCACCTCGTCGTCCACGCCGCCCCCTTCCCATGACCCGTCGACTCCCGCGAGGGTCGGATACAAGTCTCGTGCCAAAACTGGCGGGGGCGAGCGCGGGTTGATGATCCTCGTTTCTCTGATGACCACACCACGAACTGCCGATCGTTCAGGTATCCAAGTACCTGAGTACGGGGACGTCCGACGGATCGGGCGTCCGAGTACCTGGCCGTCTGGGTACGCGCGCACGGAGGCGTCATGATCGTCACGGTGGCCAGCTTCAAGGGGGGCGTCGGCAAGACCACGTCGGCCGTCCACCTCGCGGCCTACTTCGCCAAGCTCGACAAGACCGTCCTGATCGACGGCGACCCGAACCGGTCCTCGACGGCCTGGGCGGCGCGGGGGGCCCTGCCCTTCGACGTCGCCGACGAGGCGATGACGGCGAAGGTGGCGCGGGCCTACGAACACCTGGTCTTCGACACCGCCGCCCGACCCGACCCCGACGTCCTGCGGGTCCTGGCCGAGGGGTGCGACATGCTCGTCATCCCGACCACGGCGGACGGACTGTCGTTCGACGCGCTGATGCTGACGGTCGCCGCCCTCCAGAAGATCGACGCGGCCAAGTACCGGATCCTCGTGACCATGGCCCCGCCGAGGCCGGCCCGCGACGGCGACATCGCCCGCGAGGCGCTGGCCGCCCAGGGGCTGCCGGTCTTCGGGACGACGGTCCGTGCGCTGAAGGCGTTCAAGACGGCGGGCACCGAGGGCGTCGTGGTGAGCGGCGTGAAGGACCCCAGGGCGAATCTCGGGTGGTGGGATTACGTGGCCGTGTGCGACGAGCTGGTGACCCTGGTGGAGGGCGTGCGCTATGGGCAGGCAGGCTGACGCGGCTTCGGCGCTGGCGGGCATCATCAAGGCGAAGCGTGCGGAGGAGCCGCGGCCGGTCGAGCTCGAGCGGCTTCCGGCGGCCCCCCCCTCCCCTGCCCCGCTACCTCCTCTCCCCGCGTCGAAGGGGCGGGGCGGCAAGAGTAGCGATCCAAGCTACGTCCAGTGCTCGGTTTACCTGAAGAAGGCCACGAGAAAGCGGGTGAATCGGGCCCTCGACGACGAGGATCGGGGCCGCGACTTCTCCGACCTGGTGGAAACCTTGCTGGTCCAATGGCTTGCGACAGGTACGTAGACGTCCAGGTACGCAGGTACTCGGCCGGCCGGCTCCCTCGGGGTCTGGACGTCCAAGTACCTGGGTACGCAGGTACCTGGAGGGCAGGGCGGACGTTAAAGCGTCCAGCCCGCGAGGCCGATAGATGCCGACATGGCGGAGGAGCCTGGACGTCGGGCCCGCTCCGCGTCCAGCGGCTTCGACGGGAGGCGGTTTCGATGTCCGACGCCAGCGAGGCGGGAAGCGGCAAGGGGCGGAAGCGGCAAGCCCCCAAGACGGTCGGCAAGTTGGCCGCTTCGAAGGTCAAGGCGACGATCCATCTGAGCGTCGAGGCGGATCAGCGGCTGAACATCCACTGTGCGATGACGGGCCTGGACCGCTCCGAGCTGGTCGAGCAGCTCATCAACACGCACCTGCGGCGCTACGTGGTGAGCGACCGCGGGGGAGGGGACTCGGCCAGGGAAGTCGACGGGGAGGCCGCATGAAATACCTGTTGGCTTTCGTCGACGTGGACGGAGCGAGCATCGAGATCGTCGGGGACGAGCACGGCTCCGAGATCGTGAGCGACGGCATGCCGTTCGTCCCGAGCGTCGGCGACCGCGTGAGCTTCATCGCCACCGGCGACGCCTACAGGGTCGTCGCGCGGGAGTTCATCTACGGGGGCCAGGAGTGGGCGGCGATCGTGACCCTGGAGGACGCCAGGCGGGAAGATTAGCCATCGTCCCTACGTTCGGCCTTACCGTCCGCGCCGAGCCGGTTGAACAGCGCGGCGACCTGGGCCCGATCCTGTTCGTCGGCCGTCGGAACTGTAGGACATGCGTCGGTTCGTCATGCTCTAAATTAGGCAGAGGCAGGCGTTAAAGTTCGTAACACCTCGTAGAGAGCTTGGGACTTAAACGTCGAGTGGGTGCTCGTTTAAATAAGGTATATCGACAATTTTATGTAATTCATTTATTATATGTGTGACTTTCCTAAGGTGTTCGGGTATTACAGTGCG
Protein-coding sequences here:
- a CDS encoding ribbon-helix-helix domain-containing protein, whose product is MSDASEAGSGKGRKRQAPKTVGKLAASKVKATIHLSVEADQRLNIHCAMTGLDRSELVEQLINTHLRRYVVSDRGGGDSAREVDGEAA
- a CDS encoding ParA family protein, which gives rise to MIVTVASFKGGVGKTTSAVHLAAYFAKLDKTVLIDGDPNRSSTAWAARGALPFDVADEAMTAKVARAYEHLVFDTAARPDPDVLRVLAEGCDMLVIPTTADGLSFDALMLTVAALQKIDAAKYRILVTMAPPRPARDGDIAREALAAQGLPVFGTTVRALKAFKTAGTEGVVVSGVKDPRANLGWWDYVAVCDELVTLVEGVRYGQAG